In Haliaeetus albicilla chromosome 2, bHalAlb1.1, whole genome shotgun sequence, a single genomic region encodes these proteins:
- the CIMIP1 gene encoding ciliary microtubule inner protein 1, with translation MAQRRTDVAQPCNFVARDNCWKKYIESELEAARRWSHKWGFLKTPPEELIEDEKKENTKPKIQLPEHLQVQPVTPVEKYIKVIPSPPVPKTTQGFIGWRSAVPGLELERGFQIQSCKGTFFKDLKWPCEPSD, from the exons ATGGCGCAGCGGCGCACCGACGTGGCGCAGCCGTGCAACTTCGTAGCGCGGGACAACTGCTG gaaaaaatacattgaaagTGAACTAGAAGCTGCAAGAAGATGGTCTCACAAATGGGGGTTCTTGAAAACACCTCCTGAGGAG ttgattgaagatgaaaagaaagaaaatacaaagcccAAGATACAGCTTCCAGAACATCTGCAGGTTCAACCTGTGACACCtgtggaaaaatacattaag GTGATTCCATCTCCTCCAGTACCTAAGACTACCCAGGGATTTATTGGCTGGAGATCAGCTGTTCCAGGGTTAGAACTTGAACGTGGTTTTCAAATCCAAAGCTGCAAAGGTACCTTTTTTAAGGATTTGAAGTGGCCATGTGAGCCCTCTGACTGA